The window ATGATGAGGTGTATATGAAGTTGTTATCTCATGGATTATGCCATTATCTCTACAGAAGTTCTCGAATTCTTCAAAAGTGAACTCCCCTCCACCATCTGTTCTTAGGATCTTCAAACTTTTCCCTGACTGTTTCTCCACTAGTATCTTGAACACCTTAAAGGTATCAAATACTTCACTCTTAGCTTTAAGTGGATAGGTCAATAACTTCTTGTTGAATTCATCTACAAATGAGACAAAATACGTGTTCCCACCTAGAGAAGAAACTTCAAAGGGGCCACATACATCTGAGTAAATAATATTCAACAAATCACTTGCTCTACTAGGGACATAAGACCCAAATGCTGATCTAGGTTGTTTGCTAACAAGACATTTCTCACATACAACTTGTGGATTCTTAATTTGAGGGAGACCATTGACTAGGTTATTAGTATGCAACATACTTAAATCTTTGAAGTTAATATGCCCATACTCATATGCCAAATCCAAGAATCATTCATCTCAGACTCAGCTGACAGACATTGGGATTTCAGAGTTCCAATTGTGACTTGGAATGTTCTGTTGGCTAAGAGTGGGGTTTTGAGAACCTTTCTATGCTTGGGGTCATACAACTCCAAGATTCCCTGATGCAAGTTCATactaaagcctttttcaatcaGCTGACCAATGTTGATGAGATTGCTTTTCATTGCTGGAATGTACAAGACATCTTTGATCATTGCCTGGTTGCCATCCTTTCTCCTGATCAAAATGTCTCCAATGCCTTTTGCTTGTATAATCCTATTGTCAGCAAACCTTATCTAGCTTTTCCTGCTTTTATCAAAGTGGATCAACCACTCTCTATGACTAGTCATATGATTGGAGCATCCCGAATCCAAATACCAAATTTCTAAGCCCTCAAATCCTTTAATATCATTCATCATTAACAAGAGAACAACATCTTTTGAATCTGCTTCCTTGGCCACATTTGCTTCATTGCCTTGTCTTCCATTATTCTGATTCTAGATTGGGTATTGAAATTCAGATGAAAAATGATCAATCCTTCCGCAATTGAAACACTTAAGTGTCTTTTGGTCAACCTTTGTTTCTTTCCATGCCCCTTGTACCCTCCTCTTCTTAAAGATTCAGGTACATCTTGCTCAGTTCTGAACTGTTCTTGAGTTTCATTATTTCTCTCTGGATTATCTTTGGTTACCCTATCACGAACCCTTCCTTTATGTCCTTTTCCTCGGCCacgaggttttttttttttgtatgtttgTGCTTTGAGTGCTTGATCTGGTGCCTTCCTACCTGAGCGCTCAAGAAGTCGTTGTTCATGGGATTTGAGTGAGCCTTGGAGTTCTTCTACTTTCAGGATCTCTAGATTTCTTGATTCTTTTGTGGCCGCCACAATGTGGCCAAATTTGGGGTTCAAGGTACGTAGGACTTTCTCTATGATGGTGAGATCAGTGATCTTCTCACCACATGACTTCATTGCATTGGTCAAAGTAAAGGC of the Glycine max cultivar Williams 82 chromosome 13, Glycine_max_v4.0, whole genome shotgun sequence genome contains:
- the LOC121173260 gene encoding uncharacterized protein, giving the protein MKSCGEKITDLTIIEKVLRTLNPKFGHIVAATKESRNLEILKVEELQGSLKSHEQRLLERSGRKAPDQALKAQTYKKKKPRGRGKGHKGRVRDRVTKDNPERNNETQEQFRTEQDNQNNGRQGNEANVAKEADSKDVVLLLMMNDIKGFEGLEIWIIQAKGIGDILIRRKDGNQAMIKDVLYIPAMKSNLINIGQLIEKGFSMNLHQGILELYDPKHRKVLKTPLLANRTFQVTIGTLKSQYEFNKKLLTYPLKAKSEVFDTFKVFKILVEKQSGKSLKILRTDGGGEFTFEEFENFCRDNGIIHEITTSYTPHHNGVAERRNRTIMNMKFDGNIAKHKARLVVKGFMQKEGEGYLEIFAPMARFETIRFLVSLASWKNWKIWQLDVKFAFLNGPLDEEVYIQQPPGYEVIGSEDKMY